The Anastrepha ludens isolate Willacy chromosome X, idAnaLude1.1, whole genome shotgun sequence genome includes a window with the following:
- the LOC128869971 gene encoding uncharacterized protein LOC128869971, with the protein MKPYPHSVTNTPEQKKFNYRLSKCRRVVENAFGHLKARFRRIGKGVDNHIKNVNTVISCACVLHNFLIAEKDLILENWLVEMHRDSRRNIQYGTNAVDRSEGESIRNALKEYFSAEASFSAGDDGGENENEADGAAESEEHEGEFDDIGESDGAGEATESGMPTYINRN; encoded by the exons ATGAAGCCATATCCGCATAGTGTGACCAACACAcccgaacaaaaaaaattcaactatagATTGTCTAAGTGCCGGCGTGTTGTGGAAAATGCTTTTGGCCATTTAAAAGCCCG ATTTAGGAGAATTGGAAAAGGCGTGGATAACCACATCAAAAATGTAAACACAGTTATTTCATGTGCATgtgttttacataattttttgattgctgagaaggatttaattttggaaaattggcTAGTGGAAATGCATCGCGATTCCAGGCGCAATATTCAATACGGCACCAATGCAGTTGACCGATCTGAAGGAGAATCGATAAGAAATGCGTTAAAGGAATATTTCA gTGCGGAAGCTTCGTTCAGTGCTGGAGACGATGGTggcgaaaatgaaaatgaagcaGACGGAGCAGCTGAAAGTGAGGAGCATGAAGGTGAATTCGACGATATTGGCGAAAGTGATGGAGCTGGCGAAGCAACCGAATCAGGCAtgcctacatatataaatagaaattaa